The Magnetospirillum sp. genome includes a region encoding these proteins:
- the gpmI gene encoding 2,3-bisphosphoglycerate-independent phosphoglycerate mutase: MTAPTCRPVILCVLDGFGYRVERADNAIRLARTPNLDRFASLHAPAFLQASERYVGLPTGQMGNSEVGHMNLGAGRVVMQDLVRIDAAIEDDTLAAMPGLLAFVETLKKTGGTAHLLGLLSPGGVHAHQDHMAALARILAAAGVPVVVHAFLDGRDTPPKSAEAYLERFAADIAPLPNTSLATLAGRFYAMDRDKRWDRVALAYAALVDAEAPRFADWQAALAASYAADVTDEFVLPASLGGYKGMAAGDGLLMANFRADRAREILDALLLPGFDGFARRRMPAFAATLGLVAYSDTLSAHMPALFAPQSLDNMLGSVVSAAGLKQLRIAETEKYAHVTFFFNGGAEAELPGEARILVPSPKVATYDLKPEMSAVELTDKLVAAVDAGLYDLIVVNYANCDMVGHTGDLRAAIKAVETVDACLGRLARSVEAQGGALLVTADHGNCECMRDPASGQAMTAHTLNPVPVYLVGGTRPGRNAPVHLADGKLADVAPTILELMGLAVPPEMTGHSLLQPPVSAE; the protein is encoded by the coding sequence ATGACCGCACCGACTTGCCGCCCCGTGATTCTTTGCGTGCTCGACGGCTTCGGCTATCGCGTCGAGCGCGCCGACAACGCGATCCGCCTAGCCCGCACGCCGAATCTGGACCGGTTCGCCAGCCTGCATGCGCCGGCCTTTTTGCAGGCCTCCGAGCGCTATGTCGGCCTGCCGACCGGCCAGATGGGCAATTCCGAAGTCGGGCACATGAATCTGGGGGCCGGCCGCGTGGTGATGCAGGATCTGGTGCGCATCGACGCGGCCATCGAGGACGACACCCTCGCAGCCATGCCGGGTTTGCTGGCTTTCGTGGAAACTCTCAAAAAGACCGGCGGTACGGCGCATCTGCTGGGCCTGCTCTCGCCGGGCGGGGTGCATGCGCATCAAGACCATATGGCGGCACTGGCGCGCATTCTGGCCGCCGCGGGCGTGCCGGTTGTCGTGCACGCCTTCCTCGACGGGCGCGACACGCCGCCCAAGAGTGCCGAGGCCTATCTCGAAAGATTCGCGGCCGACATCGCCCCTTTGCCGAACACGTCGCTCGCAACCCTCGCCGGGCGCTTTTACGCCATGGACCGCGACAAACGCTGGGACCGCGTGGCGTTGGCCTACGCTGCCCTGGTCGATGCCGAAGCCCCGCGTTTTGCCGATTGGCAGGCGGCTTTGGCGGCGAGTTATGCCGCCGACGTGACCGACGAATTCGTGCTTCCCGCCAGCCTCGGCGGCTACAAGGGCATGGCCGCGGGCGACGGTCTCTTGATGGCCAATTTCCGCGCCGACCGCGCGCGCGAAATTCTCGACGCCCTGCTGCTGCCCGGTTTCGACGGTTTTGCGCGCCGCCGCATGCCCGCTTTTGCGGCCACACTCGGGCTTGTCGCCTATTCGGACACGCTGTCGGCGCATATGCCCGCCCTGTTCGCCCCGCAATCGCTCGACAATATGCTGGGGTCGGTCGTGTCGGCGGCCGGGCTCAAACAATTGCGCATCGCCGAAACCGAGAAATACGCGCACGTGACCTTCTTCTTCAACGGCGGGGCGGAAGCCGAATTGCCGGGCGAGGCGCGCATTTTGGTGCCCTCGCCCAAGGTCGCGACCTACGATCTCAAGCCCGAGATGTCGGCGGTGGAACTCACCGACAAGCTCGTCGCGGCCGTCGATGCGGGCCTTTACGACCTCATCGTCGTCAACTACGCCAATTGCGACATGGTGGGCCATACGGGCGATCTGCGGGCCGCGATCAAGGCGGTCGAAACCGTCGATGCGTGCCTCGGGCGCTTGGCACGCAGCGTCGAAGCGCAAGGCGGGGCCTTGCTCGTTACGGCCGACCACGGCAATTGCGAATGCATGCGCGATCCGGCGTCGGGCCAGGCGATGACGGCGCACACGCTCAACCCCGTTCCCGTCTATCTCGTCGGCGGCACGCGGCCGGGCCGCAATGCGCCCGTCCATCTTGCCGACGGCAAGCTTGCCGACGTCGCCCCGACGATCCTCGAACTGATGGGGCTTGCCGTACCGCCCGAAATGACCGGCCATTCGCTGCTGCAACCACCCGTTTCAGCCGAATGA